Proteins from one Leptonema illini DSM 21528 genomic window:
- a CDS encoding ribonuclease HII, which yields MGRFEPIEAGLEGSVAGLDEAGRGALAGPVSVGLVVFPPAFFASAPDSDEARFLAALDDSKKLSPAARERLLPEVYRFAAFASCVMMSSKVVDRMGINPATEQAMILLVRRAAKALGAEPGAWSASRGGLTLLVDGNYRFHRLPAEPAVRAVRTEIKGDSRIASIAAASILAKVLRDRRMDRFDRIFPGYGFAVHKGYGTELHRRSMARLGLTPAHRKSYGSQLSLFDDSP from the coding sequence GTGGGTCGCTTTGAGCCGATCGAAGCCGGTCTTGAAGGCTCTGTAGCGGGGCTTGACGAGGCCGGGCGTGGCGCTCTGGCCGGGCCTGTTTCCGTGGGGCTGGTGGTGTTTCCACCGGCCTTTTTCGCGTCTGCACCCGATTCCGATGAGGCCCGCTTCCTGGCCGCTCTCGACGACTCCAAGAAACTTTCTCCCGCAGCGCGTGAGCGCCTTCTGCCTGAAGTTTACCGTTTTGCTGCTTTTGCCTCGTGTGTTATGATGTCGTCAAAGGTCGTTGACCGCATGGGCATCAATCCGGCGACGGAGCAGGCCATGATTCTGCTTGTGCGCAGGGCGGCGAAGGCTCTCGGAGCGGAACCGGGCGCATGGTCGGCCAGTCGGGGCGGGCTCACGCTTCTGGTCGATGGCAATTACCGATTTCATCGTCTGCCCGCCGAGCCTGCCGTCAGGGCCGTGCGCACCGAGATCAAAGGCGATTCGCGCATTGCCAGCATTGCCGCCGCCTCGATCCTTGCGAAGGTTCTCCGCGATCGCCGCATGGACCGGTTCGATCGCATCTTTCCTGGCTACGGATTTGCCGTGCACAAAGGCTACGGCACAGAGCTGCATCGCCGTTCGATGGCGCGCCTCGGTCTTACTCCCGCGCATCGAAAAAGCTACGGTTCGCAGTTATCTCTTTTCGACGATTCGCCGTAA
- a CDS encoding EscU/YscU/HrcU family type III secretion system export apparatus switch protein — MKRAVALRYREEDRAPVVVAKGRDELAYRMLHEAKRSGIPVVAEPELVLLLEQLKTGREIPDNLYRAVADVFVFLIQNGLRR; from the coding sequence ATGAAAAGGGCCGTCGCATTGCGCTACAGAGAAGAGGATCGCGCACCGGTCGTCGTGGCAAAAGGCCGTGACGAGCTCGCCTACCGTATGCTTCATGAGGCTAAACGGAGCGGAATCCCGGTTGTGGCCGAGCCCGAGCTCGTACTTCTTCTCGAACAACTGAAAACAGGGAGGGAAATTCCCGATAATCTGTACAGGGCCGTAGCCGATGTTTTTGTTTTTCTGATTCAGAACGGTTTGCGTCGGTGA
- a CDS encoding HD-GYP domain-containing protein: protein MKSIQLHEIKPGMVFDSPVFIDRENLFVRANEPIKSSDIEKLLKWGINEVHTEGKAVEAEAPAPVRTADTESIRLHNEYDVLRKNWTTVRNDLVATGDILKANMRSLIERKIFNNHEIIEQSQKIVTNIFQVPYYLLVLQNLVISDNPIIHHAVRASVFGAHLGRAMNLSRPRVQELFFGMLLMDVGMFFVPESIRRSPTSPNPEDWKSLRSHPLTGYKVLVNDAYVKTSLAVIALQHHENYDGSGYPRALRENQIDLLARIAAICDRFTALLEDRYHRTGMVPYDAMRVILGAEAGRFDPILLRSFLGAVSIYPTGSLVEISTGEKGLVLGCSPEKPLRPLVRILRTADGKAVDTLDFLDLNEKSSVYIVRALTSAEMGVNIVDEI from the coding sequence ATGAAGTCGATTCAGTTACATGAAATCAAGCCAGGAATGGTTTTCGACAGTCCGGTCTTTATTGACCGGGAGAACCTCTTTGTCCGGGCCAACGAGCCCATCAAGTCGAGTGATATCGAAAAGCTCCTGAAATGGGGGATCAACGAGGTTCATACAGAGGGCAAGGCGGTCGAAGCCGAGGCTCCGGCCCCTGTGCGTACGGCCGATACCGAATCCATTCGACTGCACAACGAATACGACGTTTTACGAAAGAACTGGACGACGGTGCGCAACGATCTTGTCGCCACCGGCGACATTCTCAAAGCGAATATGCGTTCGCTGATCGAGCGCAAGATCTTCAATAACCACGAAATCATCGAACAATCGCAGAAGATCGTCACGAATATCTTTCAGGTGCCGTATTATCTGCTCGTATTGCAGAATCTTGTCATTTCAGATAATCCGATCATCCATCATGCGGTACGGGCCTCCGTCTTCGGCGCTCATCTTGGCAGGGCGATGAATCTCAGCCGTCCTCGCGTGCAGGAGCTCTTCTTCGGCATGCTTCTCATGGACGTCGGCATGTTTTTTGTGCCCGAATCGATCCGGCGCAGCCCGACCTCGCCGAATCCCGAAGACTGGAAGAGTCTGCGCTCGCATCCTCTTACCGGTTACAAGGTTCTGGTAAACGACGCCTATGTGAAGACGTCGCTGGCCGTGATCGCCCTGCAGCATCATGAGAATTATGATGGCAGTGGTTATCCGCGCGCGCTGAGAGAGAACCAGATCGATCTGCTTGCTCGTATCGCCGCCATCTGCGATCGCTTCACCGCTCTTCTCGAAGACCGCTATCATCGAACAGGCATGGTGCCCTATGATGCCATGCGCGTCATTCTGGGCGCCGAGGCAGGACGTTTTGATCCGATTCTGCTTCGTTCGTTTCTTGGGGCCGTCAGTATTTATCCCACCGGGTCGCTTGTTGAGATCTCGACGGGAGAGAAGGGGCTTGTGCTCGGCTGCTCGCCCGAAAAACCGCTTCGTCCGCTTGTTCGTATTCTGCGCACGGCGGATGGTAAGGCAGTCGACACGCTTGATTTTCTTGATCTGAATGAAAAGTCGTCCGTGTACATCGTGCGGGCGCTTACGTCGGCTGAGATGGGCGTGAATATCGTTGACGAGATCTGA
- a CDS encoding hybrid sensor histidine kinase/response regulator: MNTKKAGRLLLVDDEELNLESLSAFLTSSGFEVVTARNGREALEVYNAEAEQAEPFRIVLTDLRMPVMTGDQLIAQLLSRPDPPVILIQSVVGDVDRVIQFIKQGVYDYVIKPYGFDELLHRIRKAGEYDSLREVKKNLESEKELRLQQQLHWNFRKEQLLKRSQDKVDSTIIHNIKTSFSQGGGFGALLSLIKIIEQQAKQVDGGYLIDPDLMQLVFSNAKAATSIIELFEEIDGIEIAPISQTPVSAAELHSSLEALVKDLRNLTRIQSQRIIVGERGYVPESLPLAIDLNLTEKVFRELLVNAMKFSVPSSEIYVTFQMAEHGIRVSVLNSPVEDQFGHRGIPSEYQNIIFDPFYRMSKHVFEEYGTHDFGLGLTLVDRILRRMGGSITAYNVKNHLNREMSDLLVNFEVELKSVDAV; this comes from the coding sequence ATGAATACAAAAAAAGCCGGAAGGCTGCTTCTGGTCGATGACGAGGAATTGAATCTCGAATCCCTTTCGGCCTTCCTCACTTCAAGCGGTTTTGAAGTCGTAACGGCCCGCAACGGGCGCGAGGCTCTTGAAGTTTATAATGCCGAAGCCGAACAGGCCGAGCCGTTCCGCATCGTTCTCACCGATCTGCGCATGCCCGTCATGACGGGCGATCAGCTGATCGCACAGCTTCTCAGTCGACCCGATCCTCCGGTCATTTTGATTCAATCCGTCGTCGGCGACGTCGATCGCGTGATTCAGTTCATCAAACAGGGCGTCTATGATTACGTGATCAAACCATATGGGTTCGATGAGCTGCTGCATCGTATTCGCAAGGCCGGCGAATACGACAGCCTGCGAGAGGTGAAGAAAAACCTCGAGAGCGAAAAAGAGCTGCGATTGCAACAGCAATTGCACTGGAACTTTCGAAAGGAGCAGTTACTCAAGCGAAGCCAGGATAAGGTCGATTCTACCATCATTCACAATATCAAGACCTCTTTCAGTCAGGGCGGCGGATTCGGAGCTCTGCTTTCACTGATCAAGATCATCGAGCAGCAGGCGAAACAGGTAGATGGCGGATACCTCATCGATCCCGATCTCATGCAGCTTGTGTTCTCGAATGCAAAAGCGGCGACCAGCATCATCGAGCTTTTTGAGGAGATTGACGGCATTGAGATAGCGCCCATTTCGCAGACACCGGTGAGCGCCGCCGAGCTACATAGCTCCCTTGAAGCGTTAGTAAAAGACCTGAGAAACCTAACTCGAATCCAATCTCAGAGGATCATCGTCGGAGAGCGGGGTTATGTGCCCGAGTCCCTGCCGCTTGCCATCGACCTGAATCTCACGGAAAAGGTGTTCCGCGAATTGCTTGTGAATGCCATGAAGTTTTCGGTTCCTTCGTCAGAGATCTATGTGACCTTTCAGATGGCCGAACACGGTATTCGCGTATCGGTGTTGAACAGCCCCGTCGAAGATCAGTTCGGACATCGCGGGATCCCATCCGAGTATCAGAACATCATCTTCGATCCTTTTTACCGAATGTCAAAGCACGTTTTCGAGGAATACGGCACACATGATTTTGGCCTCGGACTGACGCTCGTCGACCGGATACTGCGTCGCATGGGCGGTTCGATAACGGCTTACAATGTCAAGAATCACCTCAACCGAGAGATGAGCGACCTGCTGGTTAATTTCGAGGTCGAGCTGAAATCTGTCGATGCTGTATGA
- a CDS encoding PAS domain S-box protein has translation MLYELHYISPEQRSPELAGFIKSIGFGIRCSSHSPEDFLKRFSRRNLLVFVDSESAGAFTESEWQRLLTADQRPRLVVYCEKGPILPFLAGDGVFRPGDRDALQETLRTLLHEAFIARMRQYFNSSERFAARLLAGSLDALQEGVLVIGPSGRILYGNAFAEQTGAYGVASVGRSIYPEGVQYCDRNGRILTKAEHPAFVALRTGTHIVQFRIGLETKGGRLWYSMNAIPLRGADSERIRFVLLTIRPETIETNLRKELYLTRLRLERLLSTMPALIYVVDVEQGRSRSLNRQLESYLGYTSADLEAGDFLISIMEQEDRDKFVEARTAILTEQREGEIEQVVRLRSRDGVARWFQIKETIYERSALGKVQQLLGTGIDITDVMESSKVITEQSLLISGIFHHTPIMILLRDEDGQIMSANQEFEQRTGYRSRDFLTKQLLDFMIVEDRQRATQFFEMLLRGERYEPFEARIRIKDGNIRHVLISSSFIKGAGGGNRYILTALEDITEFRSLQDKLAESRRMDSLGSMAGGVAHDFNNILQGLSNFNRLIQMEFENLGVGGETLERLKGFVANQRRLIERGADITGQVLEFSRQKELSPMLLNLNVEIREFLDIFTNQLPAQIRLERSLPDTPLYTIGNRVAFQRLLQNLFSNSLKALEDTDEKILRIALDRALLESRPPEAIVDIPPGEYARLVFYDSGAGIAEENRPRIFDPFYSHRPENPGTGLGLALVYSTVRRMNGSLAVRTRVGEFTEFVFYFPLTQEQDVPS, from the coding sequence ATGCTGTATGAGCTGCACTACATATCTCCCGAACAGCGGTCTCCGGAGTTAGCCGGCTTTATCAAGTCCATCGGATTCGGCATACGCTGTTCGTCGCATTCGCCCGAAGATTTTCTGAAACGGTTCTCACGACGGAATCTTCTGGTTTTCGTCGACAGTGAATCGGCCGGCGCCTTCACGGAATCGGAATGGCAGCGGCTGCTAACGGCCGATCAGCGTCCTCGGCTCGTCGTTTATTGTGAGAAAGGGCCCATTCTGCCTTTCCTGGCCGGGGATGGAGTCTTTCGACCGGGCGATCGCGACGCTCTTCAAGAAACGCTCCGAACCCTGCTGCACGAAGCCTTCATTGCACGCATGCGCCAGTACTTTAACTCTTCAGAGCGTTTCGCTGCGCGCTTACTGGCAGGATCCCTCGATGCCTTGCAGGAAGGGGTTCTCGTCATCGGTCCTTCCGGCAGGATTCTGTATGGCAATGCATTTGCCGAGCAGACCGGAGCGTATGGTGTCGCCTCTGTGGGACGTTCCATTTACCCAGAAGGTGTTCAATACTGCGACCGCAACGGCCGTATACTGACGAAGGCCGAGCATCCGGCCTTTGTAGCGTTACGAACGGGCACTCATATCGTACAGTTTCGTATCGGGCTTGAAACAAAGGGAGGGCGACTCTGGTATTCGATGAATGCCATTCCGCTTAGAGGAGCCGATTCAGAGCGGATTCGATTCGTTTTGTTAACCATCCGGCCTGAAACGATTGAAACGAACTTGAGAAAAGAGCTCTATTTGACGCGCCTGCGATTGGAGAGGTTGCTTTCTACCATGCCGGCTCTGATTTACGTCGTCGATGTCGAGCAGGGGCGGTCGCGGTCGCTGAACCGACAGCTGGAGTCGTACCTCGGGTACACGTCGGCAGATCTGGAAGCGGGCGATTTTCTGATCTCGATTATGGAGCAGGAAGACAGAGATAAGTTTGTAGAAGCACGCACGGCCATACTGACGGAGCAGAGGGAAGGAGAAATCGAGCAGGTTGTTCGCTTGCGATCGCGAGATGGGGTGGCACGGTGGTTTCAGATCAAAGAAACGATCTATGAAAGGAGCGCTCTCGGAAAGGTTCAACAGCTGCTCGGTACCGGTATCGATATTACGGATGTCATGGAATCGTCGAAGGTGATTACGGAACAGAGCCTTCTGATATCGGGCATCTTCCATCATACTCCGATTATGATCCTTCTCAGAGACGAAGACGGGCAGATCATGTCGGCCAATCAGGAGTTCGAGCAGAGAACGGGATACAGGTCGCGTGACTTCTTAACGAAGCAGCTGCTGGATTTTATGATCGTCGAAGACCGACAGCGTGCGACTCAATTTTTTGAGATGCTTTTGCGTGGAGAGCGCTATGAACCCTTTGAGGCTCGCATACGCATCAAAGACGGGAATATAAGGCATGTTTTGATTTCGAGCTCTTTCATTAAAGGAGCAGGCGGCGGGAACAGGTATATCCTGACCGCACTTGAAGATATTACGGAGTTCCGATCGCTACAGGATAAGCTGGCAGAGTCAAGACGTATGGACTCGCTCGGATCGATGGCCGGCGGCGTCGCTCACGATTTCAATAACATCTTGCAGGGGTTATCCAATTTCAACCGTTTGATTCAAATGGAATTCGAGAATCTGGGAGTCGGAGGGGAGACTTTAGAGCGTCTGAAAGGCTTTGTTGCCAATCAGCGGCGTCTCATCGAAAGAGGAGCCGACATTACGGGGCAGGTGCTGGAATTCTCACGTCAGAAAGAACTCAGTCCGATGTTACTGAATCTGAACGTCGAAATCCGCGAATTTCTTGATATTTTCACGAATCAACTGCCCGCACAAATCCGCCTTGAAAGAAGCCTGCCCGATACGCCGCTTTATACAATCGGCAACAGGGTAGCCTTCCAACGATTGCTTCAGAACCTCTTCTCCAATTCGTTGAAGGCGCTCGAAGATACCGATGAAAAAATTCTTCGAATCGCTCTCGATCGGGCACTGCTCGAATCACGCCCTCCCGAGGCCATTGTAGATATCCCTCCTGGGGAGTATGCACGCCTTGTCTTCTATGATAGCGGCGCGGGCATTGCAGAAGAAAATAGGCCGAGAATCTTCGATCCTTTTTATTCGCATCGTCCTGAAAACCCGGGCACGGGCCTGGGACTCGCACTTGTCTACAGTACCGTGCGTCGTATGAACGGTTCGCTTGCAGTTCGCACCCGCGTGGGTGAATTTACAGAATTCGTTTTCTATTTCCCTTTAACGCAGGAACAGGATGTTCCGTCATAG
- a CDS encoding YraN family protein: protein MFRHSGEEKAWLYLQERGHRLLEHNYRTPDRRTEIDLITLKDGVVHFIEVKDWKSGIPALTQNRKRQAMVRRAAVIYMGSDRFYNSIMSIRVEVPPISGSDGEGLVVIDADMVSRMSAPECDTGGELCLTGSASPLDTGAYSVSFDLISIINGQIEHIERLF from the coding sequence ATGTTCCGTCATAGCGGCGAAGAAAAGGCCTGGCTCTATCTGCAAGAGCGGGGGCACAGGCTTCTCGAACATAACTATCGGACGCCCGATCGACGAACGGAGATTGATCTGATCACGTTGAAAGACGGCGTCGTTCATTTTATCGAAGTGAAGGATTGGAAATCGGGCATACCGGCCCTGACTCAGAATCGAAAGCGGCAGGCTATGGTGCGCCGGGCTGCCGTCATCTATATGGGCTCTGACAGATTCTATAATTCTATTATGTCTATTCGAGTGGAGGTGCCGCCGATTTCGGGGAGTGACGGTGAGGGGTTAGTCGTGATTGATGCCGATATGGTTAGTCGTATGTCGGCTCCGGAATGCGACACCGGTGGCGAATTATGTCTCACAGGGTCCGCTTCGCCGCTTGATACAGGGGCATATTCTGTCTCATTTGATCTGATATCGATCATAAACGGGCAGATTGAGCATATCGAACGGCTCTTTTGA
- a CDS encoding ATP-binding protein has product MKTARLSAIYLEENLFAERIRIEAIIRPGLPVFRITGTNGRSRDREERIRTALLASGIQFPYCTVLVNLSPADRVKGSALLDLPIAVCLMLAIGVPGLRRRIDRQTLFLGELSLTGEICDLPELAAWALCGADAGFSRVFLPLSAGTRLPQSAVSWIGVRHLSDIIEGQVEQVGLILEPLIRNLPAFEIPDRILRMLLLAAAGKHGLLFVGPPGSGKSVAARLLYELLPDPDAVERRRIIKNGLLFRDMDLTGTRPLRQPHHSITVTGMVGGGTPLRAGEANRASDGLLLLDELSEYDRQVIEALREPLESHEISHNRGGRPGRLPARFWLAATANPCPCGYFNSKGRVCHCSRIHTDKRKQLLSGPFADRIDLQTVYEKGMPAVLRTADDLIDIRRKILRAVEIQRARNGSAYNGELVGLGVDDFCTLADERADRVWLEIRENTISRRRSAGIRRLARTIADLDEASCIRAEDLLEARSYSLPENFWEAPPPLAARLKPRRRA; this is encoded by the coding sequence ATGAAAACAGCCAGATTATCGGCCATTTACCTTGAAGAGAATCTATTTGCCGAACGGATTCGTATTGAGGCCATCATCAGACCGGGATTGCCCGTATTCCGCATCACAGGCACAAACGGTCGCTCCCGCGATCGTGAAGAGCGCATCCGCACGGCACTGCTGGCCTCTGGGATTCAATTCCCGTATTGTACCGTCCTTGTCAACCTCTCCCCCGCCGATCGTGTAAAGGGTTCGGCCCTGCTCGATCTGCCCATTGCCGTCTGTCTGATGCTGGCCATCGGCGTTCCGGGACTGCGGCGGCGCATTGATCGTCAGACTCTCTTTCTCGGAGAACTCTCCCTAACCGGCGAGATCTGCGACCTGCCCGAACTGGCCGCCTGGGCTCTCTGTGGAGCCGATGCCGGATTCAGCCGCGTATTTTTACCGCTCAGCGCCGGAACTCGCCTGCCGCAGAGCGCAGTAAGCTGGATCGGCGTACGGCATCTGTCTGACATTATCGAAGGCCAGGTAGAGCAGGTCGGCCTGATCCTCGAACCGCTCATTCGAAACCTGCCGGCATTCGAAATTCCCGATCGCATCCTGCGCATGCTCCTACTCGCCGCCGCAGGCAAGCACGGACTGCTCTTTGTCGGTCCGCCCGGCTCCGGGAAATCGGTGGCGGCGAGGCTCCTTTACGAACTGTTGCCCGATCCCGACGCGGTCGAAAGACGACGTATCATTAAAAACGGATTGCTCTTTCGCGATATGGATCTTACCGGAACACGTCCGCTACGTCAGCCGCATCACTCCATCACGGTCACGGGCATGGTCGGAGGCGGAACGCCGTTACGTGCCGGCGAGGCAAATCGTGCAAGCGATGGATTACTCCTGCTCGATGAGCTCTCCGAATATGATCGTCAGGTAATCGAGGCGTTACGCGAACCGCTGGAATCTCATGAAATATCTCACAATCGCGGCGGAAGACCGGGACGCCTGCCTGCCCGATTCTGGCTTGCGGCGACGGCAAATCCCTGTCCCTGCGGTTATTTCAATTCGAAAGGCCGTGTCTGCCACTGCAGCCGCATTCATACAGATAAACGCAAACAGCTTCTGTCGGGGCCGTTTGCCGATCGTATAGATCTGCAAACGGTATATGAGAAAGGAATGCCAGCGGTGTTGCGTACCGCAGACGACCTCATTGACATTCGCCGAAAAATCCTTCGGGCCGTGGAAATACAGCGAGCCCGTAACGGATCGGCATATAACGGCGAGCTCGTTGGGTTAGGCGTCGATGATTTCTGTACGCTCGCCGATGAGCGGGCCGATCGAGTCTGGTTAGAGATTCGTGAAAACACTATCTCGCGACGTCGTTCCGCAGGGATCAGGAGGCTTGCCAGAACGATTGCCGATCTGGACGAAGCCTCCTGCATTCGTGCAGAAGACCTTCTGGAAGCCAGGAGTTACAGCCTTCCAGAGAATTTCTGGGAGGCTCCTCCACCGCTTGCAGCTCGACTCAAACCCCGCAGGCGGGCTTGA
- a CDS encoding type II secretion system-associated lipoprotein, whose protein sequence is MILVVLSAFLPGCRSAFVPKKQLEAFNQEYQGKKFRSREDLFFQQNDRIDKNRLIHKKGTVVVLKVEASDDWIRVRARDVTRNEEQYPGEVFLFLVEDPENEQTGEQILAALRRILGANLAPVP, encoded by the coding sequence ATGATTCTGGTAGTGCTTTCAGCCTTTTTGCCTGGCTGTCGGTCTGCCTTTGTGCCGAAAAAGCAGCTTGAGGCGTTCAATCAGGAATACCAGGGAAAGAAATTCCGCAGTCGGGAAGATCTGTTCTTTCAGCAGAACGATCGGATCGATAAAAACAGGCTGATTCATAAAAAAGGAACGGTCGTTGTACTCAAGGTTGAGGCCTCGGATGATTGGATCAGGGTACGTGCGCGCGACGTAACGCGCAATGAAGAGCAGTATCCGGGTGAAGTCTTCCTATTTCTTGTCGAAGATCCAGAGAACGAGCAGACCGGAGAGCAGATTCTGGCCGCTCTGCGACGAATTCTTGGCGCGAATCTTGCGCCTGTTCCCTGA
- a CDS encoding LysM peptidoglycan-binding domain-containing M23 family metallopeptidase, translating into MKRLLLLFCLIPASLFSHTEQSRDHSDEIDEAITKYVEGIRRSGSVDVDEEKIRRIFGDRTELSDDEAILEEEAPESDQISFHNAGSAVHVVQKGETLFAIARKYGVAPTDLVKLNPFLNERPLYIGDKLTVRSQPAPAKVVKKNEKGLPEKESSSPDNGWKKKQVVKYKVKKYTVKKGDSLSAIARKHNKSLADLLKLNDMKKNEVIQPNQVLFVEKMQITENFRYRNLFVQPVDGRLSSGFGRRRNPFVAGVYHFHKGIDLAAVIGTPFRAARDGLVVFSGRMQGYGNVIFIRHKDGYITVYGHNKLNLVKNGDIVRQGQTIGEVGRTGIATGPHLHFEVRKMDEIINPFIALKMQEVIPVSTETAQK; encoded by the coding sequence ATGAAACGGTTGCTGCTCTTATTCTGTCTCATTCCCGCATCGCTTTTCTCGCATACCGAGCAGAGCCGTGATCATTCCGACGAGATCGATGAAGCCATAACAAAGTACGTCGAGGGCATCCGTCGATCGGGCAGCGTCGACGTCGATGAAGAGAAGATCCGTCGCATTTTCGGCGATCGTACCGAGCTATCGGACGACGAGGCCATCCTCGAAGAAGAGGCTCCGGAATCCGATCAGATATCGTTTCACAATGCCGGGTCAGCCGTTCATGTCGTTCAGAAAGGCGAGACGCTTTTTGCCATCGCACGCAAATACGGCGTCGCTCCGACCGATCTTGTAAAACTCAATCCATTCTTGAATGAGCGTCCGCTTTACATCGGTGATAAGCTGACGGTCCGTTCGCAGCCTGCGCCCGCAAAGGTTGTTAAGAAAAACGAGAAGGGGCTACCTGAGAAAGAATCTTCAAGCCCCGACAACGGCTGGAAGAAGAAGCAGGTCGTAAAGTATAAAGTCAAAAAGTATACGGTGAAGAAGGGCGATTCGCTGAGCGCAATCGCTCGTAAGCACAATAAATCGTTAGCCGATCTTCTCAAGCTGAACGACATGAAAAAAAATGAGGTCATCCAGCCCAATCAGGTTCTGTTCGTCGAGAAGATGCAGATCACCGAGAACTTCCGTTACAGGAATCTTTTTGTGCAGCCTGTCGACGGCCGTCTGAGTTCAGGCTTTGGGCGACGTCGCAATCCCTTTGTCGCGGGCGTGTACCATTTTCATAAAGGCATCGACCTTGCAGCCGTCATCGGCACACCGTTTCGGGCCGCCCGTGACGGTCTGGTCGTCTTTTCGGGTCGCATGCAGGGCTACGGAAACGTGATTTTCATTCGCCATAAAGACGGTTATATTACCGTGTACGGCCATAACAAGTTGAACCTTGTGAAAAACGGCGACATCGTAAGGCAGGGGCAGACGATCGGCGAGGTCGGGCGAACCGGCATCGCCACCGGGCCGCATCTTCACTTCGAGGTGCGCAAGATGGATGAGATCATCAATCCCTTTATCGCCTTGAAAATGCAGGAAGTGATTCCCGTCTCTACGGAGACGGCGCAAAAATAA
- a CDS encoding type II secretion system protein N, with protein sequence MSFLFWLQKNIFWVVVGSAVFLGFSLAYMSSTMAALLLPEPVAAPGARPRAKVSAVPRSRPFEDYESIIVGNLFQGRQASNEEGVAVEVKDIVLHGVLAGARSFARAIIQIKGENDIREYAISEEAGGNRVMAIYGNSVLLDRGGRQMELAVGSDTSTQPAPAPAAPTGDQGVPGAKRITIPRSRILALTKDPTAATKTKMAPVNIAGKIAGLKLVLVPNDSIFFELGARTGDIIRRLNGQPLENQDRLMEFYMQLKTMDRINVEVERGGKILPFEIVIQN encoded by the coding sequence ATGTCTTTTCTCTTCTGGCTGCAAAAGAACATCTTCTGGGTTGTGGTCGGATCGGCCGTCTTTCTCGGCTTTTCGCTCGCCTATATGAGTTCAACCATGGCCGCTCTGCTTTTGCCCGAGCCGGTCGCCGCTCCAGGTGCGCGTCCGCGGGCGAAGGTTAGTGCCGTTCCGCGCAGCCGTCCATTTGAGGATTACGAATCCATCATCGTCGGGAACCTCTTTCAGGGTCGTCAGGCCTCGAACGAAGAGGGCGTGGCCGTCGAGGTGAAAGATATCGTGCTGCACGGCGTCCTGGCCGGTGCTCGCTCCTTTGCCCGCGCCATCATTCAGATCAAGGGCGAGAACGATATACGTGAGTATGCCATCAGCGAAGAGGCGGGCGGAAACCGAGTTATGGCCATCTACGGCAATTCCGTGTTGCTCGATCGCGGAGGGCGACAGATGGAGCTCGCCGTAGGCAGTGATACGTCGACACAGCCTGCTCCGGCTCCCGCTGCACCGACGGGTGATCAAGGAGTGCCCGGCGCAAAACGTATTACGATTCCGAGAAGCCGCATCCTCGCATTGACGAAAGACCCGACCGCAGCGACGAAGACGAAGATGGCGCCCGTCAATATTGCAGGCAAGATTGCCGGTCTGAAACTTGTCCTGGTTCCCAATGACTCCATCTTCTTTGAGCTGGGCGCTCGCACGGGCGACATCATCCGCCGTCTGAACGGGCAGCCGCTTGAGAATCAGGATCGCTTAATGGAATTTTACATGCAGCTGAAGACGATGGACCGAATAAACGTTGAGGTCGAAAGAGGCGGAAAGATCCTGCCTTTCGAAATCGTGATTCAGAACTGA